The Juglans microcarpa x Juglans regia isolate MS1-56 chromosome 2S, Jm3101_v1.0, whole genome shotgun sequence genome has a window encoding:
- the LOC121253226 gene encoding zinc finger protein CONSTANS-LIKE 4-like isoform X2 produces MKNCELCKVPARTYCESDQASLCWNCDAKVHGANFLVARHSRTLLCHSCHSQTPWKASGSKLGHTVSVCESCVRGTGNKEEERQSEGGNDVDLRQDDDDNEVDDIFNDHDFDDASDEEEEEEEEEEEADNQVVPLSTTLPPPSTSSSSSEEVSVTTLSLKRMRENSSDLRDPRVMDDLGFFSFKRGNDAALTAQAGDGDGEATSLRPWKDRAVQVDGGAASSSAMIKSMRRIRGRDLCDQSKESVAVDEDPSNSVS; encoded by the exons ATGAAGAACTGCGAGCTCTGCAAGGTCCCGGCTCGGACCTACTGCGAGTCGGACCAGGCGAGTCTGTGCTGGAACTGCGACGCCAAGGTCCACGGAGCCAACTTCCTCGTGGCTCGCCACTCTAGAACCCTACTCTGCCACTCGTGCCATTCCCAAACCCCGTGGAAAGCATCCGGTTCCAAGCTTGGCCACACGGTCTCCGTGTGCGAGAGCTGCGTCCGTGGAACcggaaacaaagaagaagaacgaCAAAGCGAAGGAGGTAACGATGTTGATCTCCGACAAGACGACGATGAtaatgaggttgatgatatttTCAATGATCATGACTTTGATGATGCAagtgatgaggaggaggaggaggaggaagaggaggaggaggctgATAATCAAGTGGTTCCATTGTCTACGACACTGCCCCCGCCTTCGACCAGCTCTTCGAGTAGCGAAGAAGTGTCGGTGACAACGCTTTCCTTAAAGCGAATGCGTGAGAATAGTTCAGATCTTCGAGACCCTCGGGTTATG GACGATCTCggctttttttcatttaaacgGGGGAACGATGCAGCATTGACGGCTCAGGCGGGTGACGGCGACGGCGAGGCGACTTCATTGAGGCCATGGAAGGATCGGGCGGTTCAGGTTGACGGCGGTGCGGCATCTTCTTCGGCGATGATAAAGTCGATGAGGAGAATCCGTGGGCGAGATTTATGTGACCAGAGCAAAGAATCCGTAGCCGTTGATGAGGATCCGTCGAATAGTGTTAGTTAG
- the LOC121253226 gene encoding zinc finger protein CONSTANS-LIKE 4-like isoform X1 encodes MKNCELCKVPARTYCESDQASLCWNCDAKVHGANFLVARHSRTLLCHSCHSQTPWKASGSKLGHTVSVCESCVRGTGNKEEERQSEGGNDVDLRQDDDDNEVDDIFNDHDFDDASDEEEEEEEEEEEADNQVVPLSTTLPPPSTSSSSSEEVSVTTLSLKRMRENSSDLRDPRVMQDDLGFFSFKRGNDAALTAQAGDGDGEATSLRPWKDRAVQVDGGAASSSAMIKSMRRIRGRDLCDQSKESVAVDEDPSNSVS; translated from the exons ATGAAGAACTGCGAGCTCTGCAAGGTCCCGGCTCGGACCTACTGCGAGTCGGACCAGGCGAGTCTGTGCTGGAACTGCGACGCCAAGGTCCACGGAGCCAACTTCCTCGTGGCTCGCCACTCTAGAACCCTACTCTGCCACTCGTGCCATTCCCAAACCCCGTGGAAAGCATCCGGTTCCAAGCTTGGCCACACGGTCTCCGTGTGCGAGAGCTGCGTCCGTGGAACcggaaacaaagaagaagaacgaCAAAGCGAAGGAGGTAACGATGTTGATCTCCGACAAGACGACGATGAtaatgaggttgatgatatttTCAATGATCATGACTTTGATGATGCAagtgatgaggaggaggaggaggaggaagaggaggaggaggctgATAATCAAGTGGTTCCATTGTCTACGACACTGCCCCCGCCTTCGACCAGCTCTTCGAGTAGCGAAGAAGTGTCGGTGACAACGCTTTCCTTAAAGCGAATGCGTGAGAATAGTTCAGATCTTCGAGACCCTCGGGTTATG CAGGACGATCTCggctttttttcatttaaacgGGGGAACGATGCAGCATTGACGGCTCAGGCGGGTGACGGCGACGGCGAGGCGACTTCATTGAGGCCATGGAAGGATCGGGCGGTTCAGGTTGACGGCGGTGCGGCATCTTCTTCGGCGATGATAAAGTCGATGAGGAGAATCCGTGGGCGAGATTTATGTGACCAGAGCAAAGAATCCGTAGCCGTTGATGAGGATCCGTCGAATAGTGTTAGTTAG